Genomic DNA from Hymenobacter jejuensis:
TGGATGGCTCGCGCCTGAGCTGGCGGCGCCTGGCAGCCCAATGGCGCTACTGGAAGCTGTTACGCACGCTGCAACCGGCGCTGGTGGTGGTGCACGCCCCGGAATTGCTGCCGCTCACGCTGCTATGGCAGCGCTTCGGCCGTCGTCGCCGGTTTCTGTATGACGTGCGCGAAAATTATGCGCTCAACATCCTCACGCAGCAGGTGTACCCGCATCTAGTTCGGCAGGTGCTGGCTAAGCTGGTGCGCTGGGCAGAAACGAAGGCTGCCCGACAGGCTTACAAAGTCATATTAGCTGAACGCAGCTACGCCGAGGAGCTGCCTTTTGCTTTGCCGGAACGCACTATGATTCTGGAAAACAAATACCAACCCCAACCCCACGAGGCCGCGCCCCAACCCAAACAACGTCTTCCAGCACCTCACGAGCCGCTTCACCTGCTATACTCCGGCACTATTTCGGAGCTAAACGGCGTGCTGGAGGCCCTTGAATTCACCCGTCAGTTGCGCACGTTGTGGCCCGGCGCTCACCTTACCATTGTCGGCTTCTGCCAGCAGCCGGCGTTATTGACGCTGCTACAAGCCGCGATTGCCAACGCACCGGGGGTAGTCACCCTCATCGGCGGCGACCAGCTGGTACCACACGCAGACATTATTTCCGCCATCCGGCGGGCGCATGTCGGGCTGTTGCCTTACCGGCCGCATCAGAGTACGTGGCGCTGCCTGCCGACCAAGCTCTTTGAATATGTAGCGCATGGCCTGCCTGTTATCATCCCCGATAACAGTCTATGGATCAATTATTTACAAAATGATAGCATTGCGGTAGTCTGCCGGGATTTTACTTCGATGGAAGCCGTGCAGGACGTAGCCACGGCGCTTTCCAAAACCCGTTTTTACCCCCACGGAATTCCGGCCAACGTATTATGGCAGTCGGAGGCGACAAAATTGTGGGCAATAGTAGATTCTTTGCAGTAACTGCCGACCTTCGCACCCCGTTTAGGAGAAAAGTGCCGTTTTGCTTTACATTCGCCTCTCTTCCCCTGCTCTTTTTTGCCCGCTAAATTCCCTACTTGATGAATACTCTCCGCTACTCCGAAATTGCCGGCGTTGGCCACTATGTGCCTGAACGCGTGGTGAAAAATGCCGACCTCGAACAAATCATGGAAACCACCGACGCGTGGATTCAGGAGCGTACGGGGATTCGCGAACGGCGCTATTTCACCGAAGGCGTCGATACCACGGCCAACATGGGCGCGCAGGCCGCCCGGCGCGCGCTCGAACAGGCCGGTCTCACCCCCGACGATGTGCAGCTCATTGTATTTGCCACGTTATCACCCGATTACATATTTCCCGGGTCGGGCGTACTGCTGCAACGTGAACTGGGCATCAAAGACAACATTCCGGCCCTGGACGTGCGCAACCAGTGCTCAGGCTTTATTTACGGCCTGTCGGTCGGCGACCAGTTTGTGCGCACCGGCATGTACGACACCGTATTGGTTGTGGGCTCCGAAATCCATTCTTCGGGCCTCGACAAAACAACCCGCGGACGCGCCGTTTCCGTCATTTTTGGCGACGGCGCCGGGGCAGTGGTGCTGCGCCCTAGCTCCCGCGAAGGCCACGGCATCCTGAGCACCCATTTGCACGCGCAAGGCGAATACGCCGAGGAATTGATCGTGAAAGAACCCGGCTCCAACCGCGAAGGCCGGGTGGAAGTGGCCCTGGCCAACCCCTTGGACATGTATCCTTACATGAACGGCACCAACGTATTCAAGCACGCTGTGGTGCGGTTTCCGCAGGTGATCAACGAGGCACTGGAGCAAAACGGCTATAAGTCTTCCGACATCGACATGCTGATTCCGCACCAAGCCAACCTGCGCATTACGCAGTTTGTGCAACAGAAAATGGGCCTCAGCGACGATAAAGTGTACAGCAACATCCAGCGCTACGGCAACACCACCGCCGCTTCCGTGCCCATTGCCCTGAGCGAGGCCGTTGGCGAAGGCAAAATCAAGCGCGGCGATCTGGTATGTCTGGCTGCGTTCGGCAGTGGCTTTACGTGGGCCTCGGCGCTCATTCGCTGGTAATTACTTGGGAGCTTCGTGCACAAGCCTCATTAGCTAAGTAATTAACAATCAATTACTTAACTAATGAGGCTTGTTTCTTAGATTTTAAGCGGCAGTTTCAGATTTGAATTACGTATTCCGCGCACATCCTTCAGCATTCTAACAGTGCCCAGCTATACCGAGGAAAATTACCTGAAAGCGATCTACAAACTGGCCGAAGCCGCGCCGGGTGAGGAAGTCAGCACCAATCGTATTGCCGACGTCATGCAAACCCGCGCCGCCTCGGTTACGGATATGCTGCGGCGCCTGGGTGAGAAGGGCTTGCTGCACTACCAGCGCTACCGCGGCGTGTCGCTCACGGCGGAAGGCCGGCGGCTGGCGCTCCAAACCATTCGCAAACATCGCCTGTGGGAAGTATTTCTGGTGCAGAAGCTGGGTTTCAATTGGGACGAAGTGCACGAGGTTGCCGAAGAGATGGAGCACCTGCAATCGCCCTTGCTGATCCGCCGGCTCGACGAGTTCCTAGGGTTTCCGCAGCTTGATCCGCACGGCGACCCCATCCCTACCGAAGACGGTGCCATGCACCGCCCGCAGCACCGCTTGCTCGGCGACCTCGCGCCCGGCGAATGCGGCACGGTGGTAGCCGTCAAAAACACGTCGCCGCTGTTCTTGCAATACCTCGACAAGGTCGGAATGGGGCTAGGTTCGTTATTTGAAGTACTAGATAAAGTTGAGTTTGATAACTCACTGGAAATCAGAGTAAACCAAAACCAAGTCGTTTTGGTATCTGCGGAAGTAAGCCGCAATATTTTCGTGACGGCCTAGTACAATTCAGTGCTCAGCTTTCGCGCTGTTTGACCAGTTTTTGCCCCCACGCAGGCGCACTTTAGAGTTGCTTACCTTTGCGGCAACCATACTTGTTGCGCCGTGCCGTCTCCCCTCCCTCTTGCCCTTTCCGACACCATTGTAGCCCTTTCAACGCCGTCGGGTGCGGGCGCAATTGCCGTCATCCGGCTTTCCGGACCCGATGCAATTCCGATTGCGGATGCCGTTTTTGCGGGCCGCCGCCTGCGCGACCAAGCCACCCACACCCTGCATTTCGGCACCATCCGCGACGGCGACCAGATCCTGGACGAAGTAGTGGTGTCGCTGTTTCGCGGGCCGAACTCCTACACCCGCGAAGATGTGGTTGAGATTTCGTGCCACGGCTCGCGCTACATCGTGCAGCAACTGCTGGCCCTGTTGGTGCGGCGCGGCGCCCGGCTGGCCGAAGCCGGTGAATTTACCAAACGGGCCTTTTTACATGGAGCCTTCGACCTTACCCAAGCCGAAGCCGTCGCAGACCTGATTGCTTCCGACTCGGCGCTGTCGCATCGGGTGGCCATGCAACAGATGCGCGGTGGCTTTGCGCAGGAGCTGCGCAATCTGCGCGCCCGCTTGGTGCAGTTTGCCGCCTTGCTAGAGCTGGAGCTAGACTTCGGCGAGGAAGATGTAGAATTTGCCGACCGCACAGGTTTGGTGAAGCTGCTACAGGAAGTCCAGACGCTGGTACAGCGGCTGCTGCGCTCTTTTGAGCTTGGCAACGTGATCAAAAACGGCGTGACAACGGTTATTGCCGGCAAGCCAAACGCTGGCAAATCGACGCTGCTCAACGCGCTGCTCAACGAAGACCGCGCCATCGTGTCGGCCATCGCCGGCACCACTCGCGACATGATCGAAGACGAGGTAACCATAGACGATATCCGCTTCCGTTTTGTCGATACGGCAGGTCTGCGCGACACCACCGATGTGGTCGAATCCATTGGTGTCGAGCGTACCAAACAGCGCGTGCAGCAAGCCGCATTCGTGTTATATCTCTTTGATTTGACGAGCACTAGTCCCGCTGAGGTTCAAGCAGAGATCGAAGCCCTGGAAGTCCCGCGTCACGTACCGGTTTTAGCCATTGGCAATAAGCTCGACGTCGCTTCCGATGACGAAATCGCAGCCTTCCAACGCCTCCCGAACACCGTGCTGATTGCTGCTTCCCGCGGCGATGGCTTGGATGAATTGCGCGAAATTCTGCTCCAACGCGTACGCGGCGAAGGCCTCGACCAGATTGGCTCGTCTACCATTGTCACCAACCTGCGCCACGCCCGCAGCCTCGAAACCACCCAAGCCGCGCTCCACGCCGTGCTTGCCGGTCTGAGCCACGGCACCGGCACCGAGTTATTGGCCGCTGACCTACGGCACGCGCTGGCCGCGCTGGGCGAAATCACCGGCGAAATTTCTTCCGACGACCTGCTCACCAGCATCTTCACCCAGTTTTGTATTGGCAAGTAAAAGCATCTTTATATAAATTATTGATTATCAATAATTTATATAAAGATGCTTTTTACCTAAACGTAGTTGCTTCAGCGGTGTTGGTCGTAGACCTTGGGTTTTGCGGCCTGTCGTAATCCTTGCAGCTCTTCCGCGTTAAGCGACTGTCCCGCAGCCGCTTGCAGGGCATCTAGCAATTGCATCTCCGTCCGAATGCCTACCACAGCCG
This window encodes:
- the mnmE gene encoding tRNA uridine-5-carboxymethylaminomethyl(34) synthesis GTPase MnmE → MPSPLPLALSDTIVALSTPSGAGAIAVIRLSGPDAIPIADAVFAGRRLRDQATHTLHFGTIRDGDQILDEVVVSLFRGPNSYTREDVVEISCHGSRYIVQQLLALLVRRGARLAEAGEFTKRAFLHGAFDLTQAEAVADLIASDSALSHRVAMQQMRGGFAQELRNLRARLVQFAALLELELDFGEEDVEFADRTGLVKLLQEVQTLVQRLLRSFELGNVIKNGVTTVIAGKPNAGKSTLLNALLNEDRAIVSAIAGTTRDMIEDEVTIDDIRFRFVDTAGLRDTTDVVESIGVERTKQRVQQAAFVLYLFDLTSTSPAEVQAEIEALEVPRHVPVLAIGNKLDVASDDEIAAFQRLPNTVLIAASRGDGLDELREILLQRVRGEGLDQIGSSTIVTNLRHARSLETTQAALHAVLAGLSHGTGTELLAADLRHALAALGEITGEISSDDLLTSIFTQFCIGK
- a CDS encoding 3-oxoacyl-ACP synthase III family protein, with amino-acid sequence MNTLRYSEIAGVGHYVPERVVKNADLEQIMETTDAWIQERTGIRERRYFTEGVDTTANMGAQAARRALEQAGLTPDDVQLIVFATLSPDYIFPGSGVLLQRELGIKDNIPALDVRNQCSGFIYGLSVGDQFVRTGMYDTVLVVGSEIHSSGLDKTTRGRAVSVIFGDGAGAVVLRPSSREGHGILSTHLHAQGEYAEELIVKEPGSNREGRVEVALANPLDMYPYMNGTNVFKHAVVRFPQVINEALEQNGYKSSDIDMLIPHQANLRITQFVQQKMGLSDDKVYSNIQRYGNTTAASVPIALSEAVGEGKIKRGDLVCLAAFGSGFTWASALIRW
- a CDS encoding glycosyltransferase family 4 protein — translated: MASSPLLLASVLKPVDDTRMFEKFGRTLASRPDLEVHIAGRRAPHPRNAPSNLHTHELLDGSRLSWRRLAAQWRYWKLLRTLQPALVVVHAPELLPLTLLWQRFGRRRRFLYDVRENYALNILTQQVYPHLVRQVLAKLVRWAETKAARQAYKVILAERSYAEELPFALPERTMILENKYQPQPHEAAPQPKQRLPAPHEPLHLLYSGTISELNGVLEALEFTRQLRTLWPGAHLTIVGFCQQPALLTLLQAAIANAPGVVTLIGGDQLVPHADIISAIRRAHVGLLPYRPHQSTWRCLPTKLFEYVAHGLPVIIPDNSLWINYLQNDSIAVVCRDFTSMEAVQDVATALSKTRFYPHGIPANVLWQSEATKLWAIVDSLQ
- a CDS encoding metal-dependent transcriptional regulator, with protein sequence MPSYTEENYLKAIYKLAEAAPGEEVSTNRIADVMQTRAASVTDMLRRLGEKGLLHYQRYRGVSLTAEGRRLALQTIRKHRLWEVFLVQKLGFNWDEVHEVAEEMEHLQSPLLIRRLDEFLGFPQLDPHGDPIPTEDGAMHRPQHRLLGDLAPGECGTVVAVKNTSPLFLQYLDKVGMGLGSLFEVLDKVEFDNSLEIRVNQNQVVLVSAEVSRNIFVTA